The DNA sequence AGGGACACGGCATCCAACAGTTGCTTCTATCCGTTGTTTCCTTGCCATGAACCCTGCCTGAGCTCCCTGCGCTCCACCGAATTTCTGAAGTGCAGTCAATGAGATTGGAATGTCAAAATCATGAAGTGTATTCGACTCTGTGCCTTGATCCACAGGAGCAGCTGTATCAACCAACTTTCCTGCATCAGCTGCCGCTTCCAGGGCTGCTGCTGTAGCAGCCATGCCAGCCTCAGCTATAACTCCTGCTGCTGCCCCATTACTATTTGCAGCAACCACTGTGCCATTGGCCACACTATTTGTTGCTTCAGCCACATCTTCTCCAGCAGGCTTTGACATATAGTAATTCCTTGACCTTGTCCATCTTCTTGAAAATGGATCATACCCAGCCTCCCCTGCTTTCAGACTTGCATTCACAGGCTTCAGTCCTGATGCGTTTCTGAAATTCTCAACTCTGTTCTTTCTGTTCATCTCTGCCAACCTAACAGCCTTTGAATCTTTTTCCTGAATTTGCCGAGATGCCTCCAGTTCCTGAATTCTAGCTCTTATCCGCTCCACCTCTGCATCATCTTGCTTAAGTTGTGCTACTTCCAACTCCCTCCTCAATCGATCTTTCTCAGCAGCAACATTTAATGGCCTTGAAGAGGCAGATTTTTTCTCCTGCAACATTTGCTTTACAGTAGCTGCTGAATAGACAAATGTATTTGTCTTTTGTATGGCCTCCTTCTTTTCAAGAATATCCTGTTTTGTTGGCATCCGCCCACTACTGCGCTCCACCTCTCTCACCCACAGTCTATACTCCTCCTCGGTAGGTCCAGAGTCGGAAACCATAGCCATCTGCCACCTGGCAGCAGAGCTTTCATTGCCCCAAACAACATTCAGATACTTATATGTTGTTTTATTCTCCAGCTTGTACTGGCGGTCAGGGTCTGCAGCATCCACATTCCGGACCAAGCAGAGCCTGTAGATTGGCCCAGACTTTGACCTCCCAATCCCAACCCTCACAAAGCAACCCACAATCAACTCTTCAAACCATGGTTCCATAAACCATTTAGCAAGTTTTGACCTCCGGATGGTGATTTCCTTTATGTCATCAAATGTTGGACCCTCAGACCCAGGATCCCTATCGTCATCACTGTCTCCCATTCCACCATCACCGGTAGACCCTTCATCTTCACTATGAGACCTGCTATCGCTCTCACTGCTAGAGCTACTCAGGCTAGCTGAAGTGAAGTGTTTTCGCTTCATTGGTGATAAACCACGACCGCTTGAAGTTCCTCTAGACACATCCCTTAACTTACGGTGAGCTTCTGGGTCTTGCTGCTTCAACCGTTTAGCTCTCAATTCAttcaatgcatcatctttggcAGCTGCCCTGTCAGCAGATCTAGCTGACGTGCGAACACCACGAGATGATGGAAGAGGTGGAGTCTCTTTTCTAGATCGGGTTGGTTTCTCACTGTCCCGTTTTGATCTAATTCTCTCAGTTAGATTCCTATCACCTTTTTTGTCTGCCCGTTCAGATAATATCATCTCCCTCTCAAGTTCACTCATCTGAGCAAGCTTCCTCCGGTCATCCTCATCCTTGTAAAGGTCATCACCAACATCCGATTCATCACTGCTGTCACCCTCACGATCAGAACCCCCATCATCATAGTCACCTTCATCCTGGCTACCCTGATCATCATCTCTTTCAGTAGGGTCCAACCTCTTCTTCAAAGGAACTTGAGATCCAGACGGCTTCCTGCTTGCATAGCCACGGCCATCATCAGAATCATCATCTCTAGAATCACTTCCGCCATCAGAATATGAGCCCTCACGTCGCCTCCTAGAAGATGGAAGCGCATTCCTGTTTCTTCCTGCTGCACCAGTTCTTCCTGCTGCCTCTAGAAGCAAATTTTCCAAGTCTGCCATGATTCACAGCGACTTCCTGTATGTTATGGTAACTAATACAACCTCCTGATTAGGCCTCCAAGTGTCAATAAACTAGTTTACCTGTCAACAGCAAGAAACAGGTTATTTAGGCAGAATCTAGACAGTAATGTCTTCATAAatgtgtaaaaaaaattaaaaatcctcACATATGGAACTTGTTCGCATATTATCGTATGCATTTTTCTTCCTTAATCACACCAGACAAAACAAACAATCAAGTTTACATTCCATCCATTGATCTCAAAAGGAACATGGATTGATTGCTTACGCAATCATACACCTCTTTTCTTGGAATCATCTGCATCTTCACAGTAACACATTCCATTCTTCCTATTGGGCTAATCCAAATCACCAACAATGAGATACAGACTCTCAGACCTGTCAACCAAAAGGGGGCATTGTACAACATAACACGCTTATGCACAACATAGTAACTTCCAAGTGCAACTCGAGGTAATTCTACTGATTTATTCATTTGGAGAATCCCAATAATAGCTGAACCTATGTGGATAATTTAAAAGTGTTATAGGCtacaggaagtaaatatgttaatatagaaagtaaatattgatagatggatcggttaggattgtataatcatagccTTGATTTTCCTTACTGATTTACAgcctctcatgtataaataaattataatctcTATTGTAAAATAGAACaattattatctttctacaaaaAGTTCAGACAGTGGGCAACAGCTACAATTCACGAGAAGCAAACCCAATTAGGCTCAGGTATAGGACTCAACAATGCAAGTAAATGATATTCTGATCATTCATTCAACAGAGGTATATCTCAGTGCTTATGTGGAGAATGATTACAGTCTGTGGAACAGCGACCACATACATAATAAACATGAGCAATAcccaaaattaaaagataaatacaCCCAATAATATTTTGCCAGTTTCAGCActattaaaatgattaattgAGGTATCCTCACTTGAATAATAACCCATTAGCACTCGATGTACTAATTAAACCATTAACCATCCGTTGATCCATATAAAGCCGTTTCCTGCAGCTCTACCGTAACCACTCGCCGGCCACGCAACCCAAACGGGTTCATAATTAAAGGCACGAACGAATTAAAGGAAAAAACTCGATCAGAATCTACGCATGTTTATCTATTCGATGGATAGCAGGCATTAGAAAACAAGTTAGAGGTCGCGAAGAAACTAAATGCGATTAAAATGAGAAACAGGAACAATAACTATGAGAAAATCAATCGAtcgatagagagagagagagagagatagaaaaAAGGCGGTCTACCATGCACACCAACTAAAACCTAAACAAAAGTAGCCGATTACTTACCGAAATCTTCCTTTTGTCGGTATAAAATCCGTAATTTCACCGATTTTGCTACTGCTAGGGTTATTTGGATTCTGAACTGAACATGTAAGACCCCCAATTTAAAGTTGCGATACTTCCGTCATAGGAAACTGAGAGAAAAGCGACGGAGAAGCGTCCGGCGACTAGCTGGACAGATCTAGTCCAGAAGATTCTGAACAAGGCTCTGCTCAGAGCTGGGAAGCCCAATTATAAATAGAGAAATTATTGACTAGCTTTGTTATCCTATACCTGAACCTAATTGGGCTTGCTTCTCATGATATCCCCATCTTTAGAATTCcataaaagcaattaaattaattttatataaataaaaattccaTTCATATACGTGAtaacttaatttattttcagtcaaaagtaattaaaaaaattcaaattcagtataatatttttaacattttaaatatgatgcaataaaaaataagtaaattttctatttaattttttaatattattattattaataaattaattcttatatttttaaaaatctattaaaatatttttttatcaataaaataatattttcatttatttcttCTGTTAAAAATTACCTTTCTATTACAactaattttactattttttattgttctttcaaatgatttttttttatttttttttaagaaatagagaTTATTTTGTTAACGAAAATAAAAGAtacagatattttaatatatttaagaaaatataaaaaattttaatagatttctgaaaatatataaattaatttattaataatagtaatacccATAAATCAAATAAAGTGTTTTATTTAagagtaaatttaaattttaaaaattatttttcttattttttatttatttttaatagaaagaaaaataaaaatattatttttttaatggagaaaaaaataaaaacattttaataaatttttgacaATATGAAAACTGAATTGTTAATAATGAAAATACACGgtgattaaatattaaatttttttaaaaaaataatattactcTGTATTAATGAGTATTAATAAGCACTtgcatttaatattttcattatcattgaaattaaaaattaattaaataaataaaacatcaaCACCCGTGTacacataaatttattatttatattaagttTATTCATTCCATTCAATATTTGTTTAACAACTTGGAGACCGATCGACGTTTAGTGATCAATTGTCGAAACTACCTGGAGAGTAATCAATGGAGGCGAGCGACGGCCTGATGGGTGTTGGAGGCGAAACAGATGGTGGCAGCTGTGAGAGGAATATGCATGAAATTGAATATAACGACATGATGGGTGTTAGAGTTGTAATAACGAATAATAACACataaaaataagatatattGATACATAAATAGAGAGGGAACATGTTGATaggatattttatatatatatatataataataataataataatataatatatagtatagataaattaaaaataaattaaatttttatattttaaataaaaataaattaaattaaatttttgtcaATTCCTTAATTTCAAACAAGGGGGAACAGGAATTGGTTTGCTATTTTTAGTCTTAGATGTATTCTTTGCAATTTAGGCTTTTACTTATTCTCTCAATCCTCTAACCCTTTGTTTGATATTAGGTTTTAACAAGTAATGAaaagttttttaatattaaaaaaccttggatttatatttgaaacagttggatttttaaataattttttatatatacaaaatttttattttcaaaccaTAAAATTTCTCGTAAAAATCTTAAACGAAAAACTATTAAAtggaatttttaaaataaaaaatattttttaaaaccacACTAACTTAcaagtttaaataataatttttctccaGCACTTTTGATGCAAATTTTTCTCTGTAATTCCTTTATGACTCGTTACTCTCACTTTTTCTTTCTCattaaatctaatttattcTTTTCCCTCAACAATTTCCCATAAAAGACTATATGTATCAATTGACTATCGTAGAAGAAAAAGACGTTGTTATTCTATTAAAAGCTACAGAAATATTCTGATCGtcatttataatttatgtatAGTAAAGACATTTCTcatatacaatccaatcaatttttaaaatatgcagatctctttgactgATTTATAACATTTTTTAGAGGGACATCTATTATGAAATTAGATGCAAAAAGTTatctattttgatttttttaataatgttaattttaaaaatatagggaacGGTGCACTTAATTGTACAATGAATTTGTAATTATTTGGAAGGAAATACAAGATAATGAAAATTATCTCCATATTTCTCTAACTCATTCTTCATAtttctctaattaattttaatttttaaattttgattaatgaTCTCTTTTTTGTTAATGAAACGTTGACTAAATTAATCGAAAATTTTGTTAGCCactataaaaaatatgatatgCAAAATGCTTtaccaaaatttttaataatttatattctagaGAAAACAAAAcagagaaaaaatatttttaccaaattatcttaaataaatttaaataaatatttgagagatatttttgaaaaattatattttaacaaaaaaatttatgaagTGTGAAATAATAcccttctttattttttataaaattttattaatacaataaaaaaaataatttttccgtATAAAAGAGCCCAACAATCTATCACTCTGAAACATCACTCGCAGACGTAAATCAATATTACCTCAAATGGACCAAATTCAGCACAAGCACATCCAAGTACGAGGACTCAATCTCCATGTGGCCGAGATCGGAACAGGTGGCCTTCTACGCCACTGTGCTCATCCCTACGTTATTTGCTATACAGTACTACTGTGTTGATCGATCACTGTGGCTTTAATCTCCAGGTGCCAAAGTCGTCTTGTTCTTGCACGGGTTCCCTGAGATATGGTACTCTTGGCGTCACCAGATGATTGCTCTTGCCAACGCTGGGTTCCGCGCTATCGCACCCGATTATAGAGGATACGGACTCTCCGACTCTCCACCTGAACCCGAGAAGACCACGTTTAGGGATATAGTCAGCGACCTTGTCGGAATCCTAGATTCGCTCGAGATCACCAAGGTACTAAGATTTTTCCATGACGATTCGTGTTCTGTTTTGTTTTAAGGATAGTAGAATTTTCCAATCTTAAGTTGTGCTTGGTCGCTAAGAAATCACAGGAAAACTAACAAATCATAATATGCGACT is a window from the Manihot esculenta cultivar AM560-2 chromosome 16, M.esculenta_v8, whole genome shotgun sequence genome containing:
- the LOC110603606 gene encoding protein RTF1 homolog, producing MADLENLLLEAAGRTGAAGRNRNALPSSRRRREGSYSDGGSDSRDDDSDDGRGYASRKPSGSQVPLKKRLDPTERDDDQGSQDEGDYDDGGSDREGDSSDESDVGDDLYKDEDDRRKLAQMSELEREMILSERADKKGDRNLTERIRSKRDSEKPTRSRKETPPLPSSRGVRTSARSADRAAAKDDALNELRAKRLKQQDPEAHRKLRDVSRGTSSGRGLSPMKRKHFTSASLSSSSSESDSRSHSEDEGSTGDGGMGDSDDDRDPGSEGPTFDDIKEITIRRSKLAKWFMEPWFEELIVGCFVRVGIGRSKSGPIYRLCLVRNVDAADPDRQYKLENKTTYKYLNVVWGNESSAARWQMAMVSDSGPTEEEYRLWVREVERSSGRMPTKQDILEKKEAIQKTNTFVYSAATVKQMLQEKKSASSRPLNVAAEKDRLRRELEVAQLKQDDAEVERIRARIQELEASRQIQEKDSKAVRLAEMNRKNRVENFRNASGLKPVNASLKAGEAGYDPFSRRWTRSRNYYMSKPAGEDVAEATNSVANGTVVAANSNGAAAGVIAEAGMAATAAALEAAADAGKLVDTAAPVDQGTESNTLHDFDIPISLTALQKFGGAQGAQAGFMARKQRIEATVGCRVPENDGRRHALTLTVSDYKRRRGLL